From Aquarana catesbeiana isolate 2022-GZ linkage group LG05, ASM4218655v1, whole genome shotgun sequence:
aaaaACTCGGTCATCCTTATAGccagtgcccggaggcattacataacttgccaggattggaggctgagttgcagagacttgataaggaggatgaggccgctaaaactgttattgcccctcctgtttctgttatatctgttccagattctgtttcccctagtaatgtggtccctgagtctgtccctcctgtgtctgttacatctgttgtttcggattctgtttcacctagtaatgtggtccctgagtctgtcccccatgtggtggtccctaatcctactgtacgtagatcctccagactggcagaagctgctgggggggcaggtttggcggatcttcccactcggcctccagtccctgtccctcagcggcacaaacgtggtcaggggaatgtgggggtgctggatgggggtggggctgatagaagggtgtccatatcccatgtctcaccctctgttgagggggattcggatgatgaggggtgggagaagtttaggaggaagaaaaagaagaagaggaggaagacaagtaaagtggtcatttcttcctcagggtcggacccaggaggggttcctcttggtaataccttttcagttttgtcgggtgatgagatgtctgatatatctttctctttatcatccatggatgagggggagtcacgtagtctgaagagagctgtttctggtgatgagagtgtggcaaaggttaagaaacgactaccccaatcatcctgatggcagttcccactccgataaaggtggcgaccattaatgtcgccagcattaaatctgcaagagctcgtgatattgccttatttttgctcagcgagtttgatgccgagattttatttttgcaagagacctggctcaatactttggccgatgtccatctagcaaaaagggagtggagatgcggtccctccttttggtctcttgcggctgagccctgcagcggagttgcggtcctttttaaaaccgatatggtaacgtgccggcgggtaattgaggtagaaatggggagatgcatggtcttggacgtctctgttagggggcaggacctgcggctgatcaatatctatggaccgcagtcaaaatggggcaggaaatgcctcctcacagagatcaagcccttcctttttacgtcccagcaggttgtctttggaggtgattttaacaccataattaggcctgaagacaggagaggctccatagacaggctgggttacgatagcgtttttcttagagatatggtgagacaagcaggcctggtagatgtgcatattaagcactgccctggcagcacgggattcacatttcagagagggaatagtcagagtaggatagataggttttttttaaaggagaactctgctttctcggctcctgagttgagagcggtggagttctctgaccactgtatgctgtctgtgactctgaatgcctcggacactccacccaggggaaggggtacctggaaactgaattcggctctcctggaagatgtagaggtaagacaatcctttgaggatttttttcaggcacaggtttctattctggacttttgcagcagtaagtcagagtggtgggagcttgtgaaacaaaggacaattggacttttcaaggccataagtaagaagaagcagcttggtatgtacattgcctaccagcatttgcggaggaagcttgatcgtcttgtctcgtatagaggagatccaggggagatctctgaggtgaagtttcttcttaggaagtgtcaatacgaccggcatgcctccttggttctggagagggattatggaaaatatcactcgcctgatccttaccagaactgtaagcaaggcatagcagttaagacggtcataggcctgagggatagtacgggttccctggtgaagtccagatcagggatcctggagatcttcaggtcatattacgcagaccttctgggaagaaaggacctttgtcgggacaggatggaaagctttctggattctactccaggattgggaaatggtacattgcctttgatggatttgacagaaccaatttcagtggatgaggtagttcatgctatagagaagctggctaccaaaaaatcgcctgggccagatgggttgacagctgaattctacaagtgttttaagtccattctggctccctttttagcagaggtttataacagctgtctagaagagggttcgctccctccctccatgaggcaatccgctgtgattcttctgtctaaaggtaaagacccctcaatgattgagaactggcgccccatcagtcttcttaatgttgatagaaagatcctggcgaagattcttttttggcgcttgtcgtcagtagcaggcgatttgttgtccagtcatcagcactgctcagtccaaggtagaagtaccttttcagcggttttagctgtccgggaggctttggaacgatgcagggctgctggatggagaaagtacttgctggcattggatcaggcgaaggcttttgatagagtcaatcacgagtacctgtatttgctacttggtagatacggcctgcaggggaggtttatagattggctgaagacattatatagaggggctgagagcttcccactggttaatggttgggttggacggccttttgaggttggctctggtgtgcgccagggatgtcctctgagccccctgttatatgtattcgcaatcgaccccttcataagaaggctagagagtggatctttgtgcggggtgcctttgggcattgctggtgtgccgcctctgaaggtcgtggcctatgccgatgatgtgtctgttattgtctctgggacagaggaggcgcaggaggtggtctctatgatagagcagtacacggaggcttctggttctaaagtcaaccatgaaaagagtgaagttttctggatgggtgaggagggtgaaagcttcgaacttccggatgccttcccagagccccagcaggaaattaaagtgttgggcatcaaatttggtcctggtgactatggtcatcgaaattgggaaagcaggttggtgtgtgccaatgccaaagtagcaagctggaagaaatggaagctttccttgagggagagggttgacttgatcaaaacgtacctggtcccaatctttttatatgtcagcttcgtctgtatcttgccagcatctctctatgcaagggtgtacagctgttttttccaactgttatggggaaataggctgaacctgatcaaacgcaatgtaacttacctgtctaggcgggagggtggcctaggaatggtcaacccaatagttttcttttctctgctctttttaaagtacaatcttggtaacatgctagcagagaacccgccgggatgggtgggcatttttcagtcttgttttaggccttttctgcgatgctgggaagatggcgggccagtgaaaagtctgagagtccgacatggcaagctcccggcttatgttgccccgtgtctgaaaatacttcggcagtggcaggtgacagtggaggatatcaagtccctccccaggaagcttctggagaagaggattttgagctctgctttcagtgtgtcactggccttaagggattgcccaggctctgtaatgagggaggggttgcgtttaatcaatttagaaagaatccccttgaagtttagggatcaagcctggctcgctttccatggaaggctctatgtcagagggaacttgaagcatcgccctgtggatgatcgggattgtcctagagcggagtgtgttggtaaagtggagtctatggaccactttttgctgcagtgtccctttaacatagaggtgtataaaagggtggggagggctctaggcatcccctttttctatcgcatgagttatgcggagtgggtgtacggggcattcccgacttgctgggattttgatttggatacactgtttttagttagtatagttgtccgttacttcacatggaatgcacggtgccagattaccctgcggaaaaaagtcctctctgttgaggtggtggtgcacgatattctgggtgaggttgggaaaattcggggtcttgagaggggcagggagcctcgggcggtctggaaaagggcgtggaggaatatcagacctgcctttggtgaactgcccatctctgggtgaggtgctccttttctttttctgtttctttcactcccttagcttttgttggttagtatcttctttttgaagaagggctgcatgcataatgggtgcgggtttgtttcttgacctcacagtttagatgtctggtgtattggtgtgagttgtagtgagattatccccaataatgacatgttcatgatgagttttgtttttgctgtaaagtcattttttgtttgagagcagatttgctatatttattttcatttatgtaaatatgtatatatttatgtatattatatatagtgattttatgcttattgattgcaagacttttaataaagaaaaattgggaagaatgttccttacattggtgatcagtaggaagaatgttccttacattggtgatcagtgagaagaatgttccttacattggtgatcagtgggaagaatgttccttacattggtgatcattgggaagaatgttccttacattggtgatcagtgagaagaatgttccttacattggtggtcagtgggaagaatgttccttacattggtgatcagtgagaagaatgttccttacattggtgatcagtaggaagaatgttccttacattggtgatcagtgagaagaatgttccttacattggtggtcagtgagaagaatgttccttacattggtgatcagtgagaagaatgttccttacattggtggtcagtgagaagaatgttccttacattggtgatcagtaggaagaatgttccttacattggtgatcagtgagaagaatgttccttacattggtgatcagtgagaagaatgttccttacattggtgatcagtgagaagaatgctccttacattggtggctagaggggagaatgcccctttacattggtggtcagtgggaaaaatgacccaggcccccccccccttcctccttgcaATCGCTATAAAATTTGGGGCAGTCAGTCACTCTGTGGGGggtcactgatataagggggggcactgatataagggtcCCCGCTTATACCTGTGTCctcactcccctcttacatcagtgaacCCCTTTACCTTGATGTAAAGGGGTGTAGGGGGAAGGTAGGAGCATTGAGTTGGGCCCTCAGGGTGTAGGGGGAAGGACTGAGGGGCGGTAGGTAGGAGCATTGAGTTGGGCCCTCAAGGGGAGGTGGAAAGACTGAAGGGTTGTAGGGGAGAGTGCTGATTTGGGCccacagggggaaggggaagggcaTAAGAACTGGTAGGAGGGAGGGTTAATTTGGACCCTTAGGTGGGGAAGGTAAGTCAGACATTAATGATACAGAGCTGCATACATTAGTGtcttctatacagtgccttgaaaaagtatttataccccttgacattttccacattttgtcatgttacaaccaaaaacgtaaatgtattttattgggattttatgtgatagtccaacacaaagtggcacataattgtgaagtggaaggaatttgtattcagccccctttactctgatacccctaactaaaatctagtggaaccaattgccttcagaagtcatctaattagtaaatagagtccacctgtgtgtaatttaatttcagtaaaaaacagtatgaacaaacagcatcatgaaggccaaggaacacaccagacaggtcaggcataaaattgtggagaagtataaagcagggttaggttataaaatataatcctaaactttgaacatctcacggagctctgttcaatccatcatccgaaaatggaaagagtatggcacaactgcaaacctaccaagacatggccgtccacctaaactgacaggccgggcaaggagaacattcatcagagaagagccaagaggtccatggtaactctggaggagctgcagagatccacagctcaggtgggagaatctgtccacaggacaactattagtcgtgttctccacaaatctgcactttatggaagagtgacaagaagaaagacattggtgaaggaaagtcataagaagtcctgtttgcagtttgtgagaagccatgtgggggacacagcaaacatgtggaagaagatgctctggtcagatgagaccaaaattgaactttttggtctaaaagcaaaacactatgtgtggtggaaaactaacactgcacatcaccctgaacacaccatccccaccgtgaaacatgatggtggcagcatcatgttgtggggatgcttttcttcagcagggacagggaagctggtcagagttgatgggaagatggatggagccaaatacagggcaatcttagaaggaaacatgttagagtctgcaaaagacttgagaccggggcggaggttcaccttccagcaggacaacaaccctaaacatacagccagatttacaatggaatggtttagatcaaagcatattcatgtgttagaatggcccagtcaaagaactaaatccaattgagaatctgtggcaagacctgaaaattgctgttcacagacgctctccatcccaaaatgtccctctctagatgtgcaaagctggtagagacatccccaaaaagacttgcagcaaaacggtgttctacaaagtattgactcaggggggctgaatacaaatgccccccacacttttcacatatttattttaaaaaattgtgaaaaccaataaaatacatttacgtttttggttgtaacatgacaaaatgtgtaaaatgtcaaggggtatgaatactttttcaaggccctgtatatgcctggagttcatctttaaagtaaACATCTCAAAACTGATCCACCATAGAATATTTTTCCATgggatatacagtggaacctcggattgcgagtaacgcgtttaatgagcgtttcgcaatacaagcactgtatttttaaaaatcgtaactcagtttgcgagtgttgtctcgcgaaACAAGCACGATTCAGGTTAAAGCGTgagcagtaccgcttttggcctgaggtgggggggcgccggagccgaggaGAGCCGAAAGTCGCTGATCGCAGCCGATCAgcaccgttcggaaatgcacggaaaggcccgaggacagcgcggctgaccttggcaaatctcaggtaggaagtctttccaaggtttgccgaggtcagctgaagtgtcctctggcctttttggccgtttccgaggctctctgacacccccccccccccccccccccccgcctctgaccGCATGCGGtataattattttcgtttccattgacttcaatgggaaaactcgctttgatatgcgagtactttggattacgagcattctcctagaacggattatgctcgtaatccgaggttccactatatTGGCCTTCTCAACAGGCATATGTGATCTACTGTTAAACATAAAAGGTTAAAATAAAGACTAGACTTTGTTCCTATTACACAGACAAAATCTCTCTCTGAAAATTCACTTAACCTTTTTAGCGTGAATTAACGATCAATGTTTATGCTGTTGAACCAAAACTAAGGAAGGACCAACAGCCCATTTCCCTGAAGAGGGTGACACTGTTTATCTAACCTTCTGTGAGGGGAGTCtctaatgtaagagggaactctgtggactctgatgtaaaggggaactctgtggactctaatgtaaaagggaactctgtggactctgatgtaaaggggaactctgtggactctgatgtaagagggaactctgtggactctaatgtaagagggaactctgtggactctgatgtaagggggaactctgtggactctaatgtaagagggaactctgtggactctaatgtaagagggaactctgtggactctaatgtaagagggaactctgtggactctaatgtaagagggaactctgtggactctgatgtaagggggaactctgtggactctgatgtaagggggaactctgtggactctgatgtaagggggaactctgtggactctaatgtaagagggaactctgtggactctaatgtaagagggaactctgtggactctgatgtaaaggggaactctgtggactctgatgtaagggggaactctgtggactctaatgtaagagggaactctgtggactctaatgtaagagggaactctgtggactctgatgtaaaggggaactctgtggactctgatgtaagagggaactctgtggactctgatgtaagggggaactctgtggaatctgatgtaagggggatctctgtggactctgatgtaagagggaactctgtaaAGGATCAGTGGGAATGGTCCTGGGCTCGGTTCATgggagcccttcatggtttcttgcgccAGGGCCCTGACGGTTCTAGTTGCACTTCTGAACTGTATTGTTCAGATGCTACTGTCCAGAACTATGTCTGGTTTTGTCGTCACATTTGCGATGAATCTAAATGCTGGATACCAAAAATAAAGaattcaaaaaaaaaaccctgtaaggttTTTTATTTCTGATGGTGTACCTGTTCAGGAGCTTCACCCTCTCTACTTATTCTGGTGGCCATTGTCACCGGGAGTAAATCTGatctgtgacaactgtctaagaggaaaTTTCCCCTCTCTGTgaagagatatcctctcacttGTATAGGAAGTTAAggacatttttatatattatttgacCAAAGACCTCTCTTTCTCTTTCATGTTTCCCATTCCAAATACCAATAGTTCACAAAAGCAACAAGTACTAAGACACGGTTTGAGCcacgttcttttttttcttttttttttatataaaaacaatatcttacaaattaaacaaaaaaaaaaaacgtttcagtTACAGAACAAATTCTCATTTCCCAGTCTGTATCCCATTAGTTATTTTGTGCAAAGCAAATATTCCAGCTGACTTTTCAGTCTACAGAACCAGGGGTCCCGCCAAGGAATTATTTAGGAATTAATTGTTCTATAGAGTAGAATTTAAGGGAGAGGCCCTCAAAGAGATTGTTTGTAGCCCTTCATGGTGGTAAATCCTGAAAGTATCGAGTATGACTCAGTTTCTCCAGATAGAAACACGTAAGTAGATATGAATGTATAAAGCCATATACTTGGTatttggttagaaaaaaaaaaagtagagaaaaaaagtataaaattgaTATTTAGTATATTATGTTAAATTGTGCTTCGGTCCTGAACTGAGGAACCATTACTGGCATGTTAACAAAAACTCGGAATTccagtggatttaaaaaaaaaattcctgtaaaTTTCAGATTAGATCCATACGGAAGTTTTTCCATCTTTGCTGCTGGTACTGCCTTTGTCTGAGCTAGCCTTGGGCTTCGCTCCTTGCTTTTCATGTGCAGTGTTTACCCGATTTTGCTCCACCACCGTCCCTCCAGAAGCAGGACTACTGGTCCTTGATGTCTGCCCGTTGACCTGAGAGTTATAGGTCTGGAATGCAATATCTAACTGTTCTTGGGCAACCCTCAAATGTTTATGTAAGGCGGTGAGGTCTGATGGAATGTTGTCATCGGGGCTTGTGCAATTCTGTTCTTGGGCAACGTTGGCCAAGTTTTGTTCGTGAGCCATGACGCCATTGGGGACTTTGGTGGACTTGCTTGACTTCACCACCATATTGTATTCTGGAGGGCAAGTGTTGTTTTCTGGGTATGAGTAATTGTAGGGTGGCTCCCTGGCAGTACTGGTCCTCTTGTTGCGAATTACATCCCTCAGGGTCCCAATTCCAAGATGAAACATCTCACAGATATTGAGCAACAAGCACAGGCAGCTCACCACATACATAATCAGCAAAAATACTGTCTTCTCTGTTGGTCTAGACACAAAACAGTCTACCGTGTGTGGACACGGTAGTGTATTGCACTGGAAGTTAGGCACTACTTGGAAACCATATAAGTAATATTGACCTATCAAAAAGCCAACTTCAAATACGGCCCTTGACAAAAGCTGAAAGACATACATTTTCATCAGTCCCTCTTCTTTAATTCGTGATCGGCCatcatgtttttt
This genomic window contains:
- the GJC2 gene encoding gap junction gamma-2 protein, which codes for MPNMSWSFLTRLLEEIHNHSTFVGKVWLTVLIIFRIVLTAVGGESIYSDEQSKFTCNTKQPGCDNVCYDSFAPLSHVRFWVFQIIMISTPAVMYLGYAIHKIARAAENDRRKHIQKKKKKSYSRWRTGENVEDPEDDEEEPMIYQAPIEPEKVESKDKENKKHDGRSRIKEEGLMKMYVFQLLSRAVFEVGFLIGQYYLYGFQVVPNFQCNTLPCPHTVDCFVSRPTEKTVFLLIMYVVSCLCLLLNICEMFHLGIGTLRDVIRNKRTSTAREPPYNYSYPENNTCPPEYNMVVKSSKSTKVPNGVMAHEQNLANVAQEQNCTSPDDNIPSDLTALHKHLRVAQEQLDIAFQTYNSQVNGQTSRTSSPASGGTVVEQNRVNTAHEKQGAKPKASSDKGSTSSKDGKTSVWI